A part of Natronorubrum sediminis genomic DNA contains:
- the pheS gene encoding phenylalanine--tRNA ligase subunit alpha yields the protein MQLPEQQVAVVEAASADEAQSVDALAAATDLPPETVTGAVFALEEEGLVAVDERVDETIALTDEGREYADEQLPEIRLYEAALEAGADADAIGMGQAIGTSSLEGPQVDIALSNYARKGYGVIDSGEITADADAEPAADAEANALETLASEDGVPAESADVDEDTLEHLERRGLLEVNESTVREVTLTDAGVTELMAGIETAETVGQVTPELLTSGEWESVEFAEYNVEADAESVEGGRVHILRQMSERVKDVLVGMGFQEMDGPHADADFWINDCLFMPQDHPARTHWDRFALEQPTHIDELPDDLVERVERAHREGVGEDSEGYHSPWDEDFARALALRGHTTSLSTRYLSGTEIGEVEPPARFFSVEKAYRNDTLDATHLLEFYQIEGWVMAEDLSVRDLMGTFEEFYAQFGIEDIQFKPHYNPYTEPSFELFGTHPTTGELIEIGNSGIFREEMLEPLGVDCDVMAWGLALERLAMLTTGAEDIRDLHGTLADLEFLRNAEVTY from the coding sequence ATGCAACTTCCCGAACAACAGGTCGCGGTCGTCGAGGCCGCGAGCGCAGACGAGGCCCAATCCGTCGACGCCCTCGCTGCGGCGACCGACCTTCCCCCCGAGACCGTCACCGGCGCGGTTTTCGCGCTCGAGGAGGAGGGACTGGTCGCCGTCGACGAACGCGTCGACGAAACGATCGCGCTCACCGACGAAGGACGCGAGTATGCCGACGAACAGCTCCCAGAGATCCGACTCTACGAGGCAGCACTCGAGGCCGGAGCCGACGCCGACGCCATCGGAATGGGTCAGGCGATCGGAACGAGCAGCCTCGAGGGGCCACAGGTCGATATCGCCCTCTCGAACTACGCCCGGAAGGGCTACGGCGTCATCGACAGCGGCGAGATTACGGCCGATGCCGACGCCGAGCCAGCCGCCGACGCCGAGGCGAACGCCCTCGAGACGCTCGCCAGCGAGGATGGCGTTCCCGCCGAGAGCGCCGACGTGGACGAAGACACCCTCGAGCACCTCGAGCGCCGGGGCTTGCTCGAGGTGAACGAATCGACCGTTCGCGAGGTGACGCTCACCGACGCGGGCGTCACGGAGCTGATGGCCGGTATCGAGACGGCCGAGACGGTCGGACAGGTCACGCCCGAACTCCTGACCAGTGGCGAGTGGGAGTCGGTCGAATTTGCCGAGTACAACGTCGAGGCCGACGCGGAGTCGGTCGAGGGCGGACGCGTCCACATCCTCCGCCAGATGTCCGAGCGCGTCAAAGACGTGCTCGTCGGCATGGGCTTTCAGGAGATGGACGGCCCCCACGCCGACGCGGACTTCTGGATCAACGACTGTCTGTTCATGCCACAAGACCACCCCGCGCGCACCCACTGGGATCGGTTCGCCCTCGAGCAACCGACCCACATCGACGAGTTACCGGACGACCTCGTCGAGCGTGTCGAACGCGCACACAGAGAGGGTGTCGGCGAGGACAGCGAAGGCTACCACTCGCCGTGGGACGAGGACTTCGCGCGGGCACTCGCCCTGCGCGGGCACACCACCTCGCTGTCGACGCGGTACCTCTCCGGAACCGAAATCGGCGAGGTCGAACCGCCCGCACGGTTCTTCAGCGTCGAAAAGGCCTACCGAAACGACACCTTAGACGCGACGCACTTACTCGAGTTCTACCAGATCGAAGGCTGGGTGATGGCGGAGGATCTTTCCGTTCGAGACCTGATGGGCACCTTCGAGGAGTTCTACGCCCAGTTCGGGATCGAGGACATCCAGTTCAAGCCACACTACAATCCGTACACGGAACCGAGCTTCGAACTGTTCGGCACCCACCCCACGACGGGCGAACTGATCGAGATCGGCAACTCGGGTATCTTCCGCGAGGAGATGTTAGAACCCTTGGGCGTCGACTGTGACGTCATGGCCTGGGGGCTCGCCTTAGAGCGCCTCGCCATGCTCACAACGGGCGCGGAGGACATCCGCGACCTCCACGGCACGCTCGCCGACCTCGAGTTCCTGCGAAACGCGGAGGTGACCTACTGA
- a CDS encoding tRNA ligase subunit PheS family protein: MPTVDIDPDELRELTGHEETSDDDLIDDLFGLGLEFEGRTEDGEFELEFAPDRLDRLSVEGVARSMRYHYGDARGVHVPSPNSAEWTIEVDKSVPDERPYVTGAVIRDVNLDEDALDSLIQLQEKLHATMGRKRAKGAIGIHDLTMLKGSTATDGGGSTIQYVGVDPEEDTFVPLDSDLEMTPAQVLEDHQTGQTYADLVSGYERYPAIYDDLGLFSFPPVINGRRTEVSTDSRDLFVEMTGTDQWTIDKMLNIVCYALSARGATIEDVSVEYPDHELVRPDLSTKTKTVAHSRIETILGIDFDPAEVIDLAERSGLEATKREDEETGDGEESITPLEDRDGLEKRDAANSSDTPQATDDAASSGDLVYEVTIPPYRVDVLHPLDVIDDLGRAYGFNDLEPKYPDVGTVGGRHERSRLERAVRTQLTGLGFEDMLNFHMINEEANFERLGLEPDSAAYGAGEPATIKEPYSEDYTMLRTWVLPSLVMVLERNTHRSYPQHLSEIGFRAALDDGENTGVGESRHVGAVLANHDAGYEDAKARLQAVVDDFDGDLETPPTDHPSFISGRTAAIVVDGEEVGVIGEVHPKVLVEHDLEVPVAAFEFDLEALR, from the coding sequence ATGCCAACAGTCGATATCGACCCAGACGAACTCCGAGAACTAACCGGCCACGAGGAAACGAGCGACGACGACCTCATCGACGACCTCTTCGGCCTCGGCCTCGAGTTCGAAGGCCGAACCGAAGACGGCGAGTTCGAACTCGAGTTCGCCCCGGATCGACTCGATCGCCTCTCCGTCGAGGGCGTCGCTCGCTCGATGCGCTATCACTACGGCGACGCTCGCGGCGTACACGTCCCCTCACCGAACTCGGCGGAGTGGACCATCGAAGTTGACAAGTCCGTCCCCGACGAGCGCCCCTACGTCACGGGTGCCGTTATCCGCGACGTGAACCTCGACGAAGACGCGCTTGACTCGCTGATCCAGCTCCAAGAGAAGCTCCACGCGACGATGGGGCGAAAACGCGCGAAGGGCGCGATCGGGATTCACGACCTGACGATGCTGAAAGGAAGTACGGCGACGGACGGCGGCGGGTCGACGATCCAGTACGTCGGCGTCGACCCCGAAGAAGACACGTTCGTCCCGCTCGATTCGGACCTCGAGATGACGCCGGCGCAGGTCCTCGAGGACCACCAGACGGGCCAGACGTACGCCGACCTCGTCAGCGGCTACGAGCGCTACCCTGCGATCTACGACGATCTCGGACTGTTCTCGTTCCCGCCGGTGATCAACGGCCGGCGCACCGAGGTCTCGACCGACTCTCGAGACCTCTTCGTCGAGATGACGGGCACCGATCAGTGGACGATCGACAAGATGTTGAACATCGTCTGCTACGCGCTCTCTGCGCGCGGGGCGACGATCGAGGATGTTTCCGTCGAATACCCCGATCACGAGTTGGTACGACCGGATCTCTCGACGAAGACGAAGACGGTCGCACACAGCCGCATCGAAACCATTCTCGGGATCGATTTCGATCCTGCGGAAGTGATCGACCTGGCCGAACGCTCGGGACTCGAGGCCACGAAACGCGAGGACGAAGAGACGGGCGACGGCGAGGAGAGCATCACGCCACTGGAGGATCGAGATGGACTCGAGAAACGAGACGCCGCGAACAGCTCGGACACGCCCCAGGCAACCGACGACGCCGCGTCGTCGGGCGACCTCGTCTACGAGGTCACCATCCCGCCCTACCGCGTCGACGTGCTCCACCCGCTCGACGTCATCGACGACCTCGGGCGCGCCTACGGCTTCAACGACCTCGAGCCCAAGTACCCCGACGTGGGCACCGTCGGCGGCCGTCACGAACGCTCGCGACTCGAGCGGGCCGTTCGCACGCAGCTAACCGGCCTCGGCTTCGAGGACATGCTCAACTTCCACATGATCAACGAGGAAGCGAATTTCGAGCGCCTCGGACTCGAGCCCGATTCGGCGGCCTACGGCGCCGGCGAGCCGGCGACGATCAAAGAGCCCTACAGCGAGGACTACACGATGCTCCGGACGTGGGTGCTCCCCTCGCTCGTGATGGTTCTCGAGCGAAACACCCACCGCTCGTACCCACAGCACCTCTCTGAGATCGGCTTCCGCGCGGCACTCGACGACGGCGAGAACACGGGCGTCGGCGAAAGTCGACACGTCGGGGCCGTCCTCGCGAACCACGATGCTGGGTACGAAGACGCCAAGGCGCGACTGCAGGCGGTCGTCGACGATTTCGACGGCGACCTCGAGACCCCGCCGACCGACCACCCATCCTTCATTTCGGGTCGAACGGCAGCGATCGTCGTCGACGGCGAAGAAGTCGGCGTGATCGGCGAGGTTCACCCCAAAGTGCTCGTCGAACACGACCTCGAGGTGCCAGTTGCAGCCTTCGAATTCGATCTCGAGGCGCTTCGGTAG
- a CDS encoding non-histone chromosomal MC1 family protein, which yields MVREDGKRNFALRESGGDESSVFSGNTPRQAALKAARRLEPGSSESDAERVELRLREKGTSKVHIYEGWAWEETAPDDKPNWMPDEITEANVSKEGIEHLEE from the coding sequence ATGGTACGTGAAGACGGTAAACGAAACTTTGCACTGCGCGAGTCGGGCGGCGACGAGTCGAGCGTCTTTTCGGGTAATACACCCCGTCAGGCGGCGCTCAAGGCGGCCCGACGGCTCGAGCCGGGCTCGAGTGAAAGTGACGCAGAACGTGTCGAACTCCGACTACGGGAGAAAGGAACGAGCAAGGTACACATCTACGAGGGGTGGGCGTGGGAAGAAACGGCACCCGACGACAAGCCCAACTGGATGCCCGACGAGATCACCGAAGCGAACGTCTCGAAGGAAGGCATCGAACACTTAGAAGAGTAA